The Caldicellulosiruptoraceae bacterium PP1 genome includes the window CAAGAAGATGGTAATAAGAGAAATAGAAAGAGATAAACACCTTATGGATGCAGGGCTTGATGGTTTTGCTCTTTGTTCTGATTATGCATTTAATAAAGGCTCTTTTATGTCACCCGAGCAATTTGCAGAATTTGTAACACCTTACCTTTATGAGTTAATACAAGCTCAAAGGGAAATGGGAGCATATGTAATTAAACACACTGATGGAGATATAATGCCAATAATTGATCAGATAATTGATTGCAAACCACATGCACTTCATTCGTTGGATCCTCAAGGTGGTGTTGATATAGCTTATATAAAGCAAAAATATGGTGATAAAGTATGCTTGATTGGTAATGTCAATTGTGCCTTACTGCAAACAGGAACAAAACAAGAGATGATAGACAGTGCTGCATATGCTATAAAAAATGGGAAACCAAATGGAGGATATATATTTTCAACATCAAATGTGGTTTTTAAAGGTATGCCATTAGAAAACTATCTATTAATACATCAATATTATTTGAAAAACAGAGATTATTTATAATATTTAGTAAATAGTAAAACAAGGTAAATTTTATTATAGAATAAAGGTGATAGAATGAAAGGTTTAGAAATGCTAACTTATCTGAGAAAATTCAAAAATCAAAATTATTGGATTGAGAGAATAATATCAGAGATTGAATTTTCATATAAGTTGTGTGAAATAGATAATAACTTTACTGAAATTGTTGAAAAGGCAATTAAATTATTATTTGAAGAATTTAATAAAAGAAAATATGTTGATGAAGAAATTGGAAATAAAATTGAAGAAATTCTTAAGCCAATTTCCAAATTTGCAAAGGAATTTACTATAATATGTGTAGGGCATGCACATATTGATATGAACTGGATGTGGGGATATCATGAAACAGTTTCAGTAACTCTTGATACCTTTAGGACAGTTTTAAATCTTATGAATGAATATAAAGATTTTACTTTTTCACAATCTCAAGCTTCTGTTTATAAAATTGTAGAAGAATATCATCCTAAAATGCTTGAAGAAATAAAAAATAGAGTAAAAGAAGGCAGATGGGAGATAATTGCTTCCACTTGGGTTGAAACAGATAAGAACATGCCAAATGGTGAAAGCCTTGCAAGACACATTCTTTATACCAAAAAATATATATCAGAACTGTTTGACATCAAAAAAGATGATTTGTTAATTGATTTTGAGCCAGATACTTTTGGTCACAGCAAATTTGTGCCTTCAATATTGAATGC containing:
- a CDS encoding uroporphyrinogen decarboxylase family protein, translated to MYKLSPKENAILALNLKQPEYVPTMELEFQLTEELFGERYYSSQDMERGLSKDEIIDHNAQLLAKVVEYFDYAIVMLCYGVPYFSDEPYENTLIKMMKKTKEYLNKERLFIAHGDATYAIPDGNSMLEFVYKMFDNPQELKENAKKMVIREIERDKHLMDAGLDGFALCSDYAFNKGSFMSPEQFAEFVTPYLYELIQAQREMGAYVIKHTDGDIMPIIDQIIDCKPHALHSLDPQGGVDIAYIKQKYGDKVCLIGNVNCALLQTGTKQEMIDSAAYAIKNGKPNGGYIFSTSNVVFKGMPLENYLLIHQYYLKNRDYL